A genomic window from Pecten maximus chromosome 2, xPecMax1.1, whole genome shotgun sequence includes:
- the LOC117322173 gene encoding protein zer-1 homolog, with protein sequence MTNAWPDNKPDTLENICLGVCAQNQETFCVEDPDGKLSIKPGVDILPGVVDRLVTALQKDDVLDLKLINLFRDTSSTRLTRIDLSRCVVGETEMNIVTDHPLSELILTDTVLPKNTVECINKLSRTLRILKYENNPQESMTDITFTGVIADMLENPQIGNIGEKHFGKDFFINTPNIRILSLRDCYFKESHQSCSLQVLLNPLIKLTHLDLSRCLLDIVQLKCLQNLCNLMWLNLSQIMFMPADLEQVLEHVCKCKNLRHLDISCDVMEHHNVLHYDNGEECLRKLMSCLPYLTSLDLSGTDLPKIPQQPVSHKLEPTSRVSNNEKCCIAGLDGRIFEFLGLLHCRDDPCNEENLPAKQVSGHATEEQVLISIQRYYDRDNALTSSLNSLFKIFRYSVVKNHCAALEAILLGMRENQNDKQVQISGSASLFYIVKGPHKDSITYLQKRRLITCLLDAMEKQHDDMTMLRNGCLTICNLSIPQDVLFCYKRLVKVLIDLLNIPDQEEFIQRISIYLLNCLACQVDGDEKRTVGTLGAVEVMLDLIRNKWLSHTCDEVLEVAWSTLWNVTDETAANCEKFMNNGGMDLFKDCLQRFVEKPELLRNMMGLMGNIAEVKFLRPKLMDPEYITMFSDLLDSKSDGIEVSYNAAGIFSHLLSDGAEAWTINYPSRDDVIHRLTSAIERWPIDSSRNINYRSFMPIFKLVKAFDTPAAQYWSVWALANLTVVYPGKYCSLLRKEGGVDLLEQVVQDPRPTNAVRNLAKRVLTQVQGRADDLELLSNCEDEEEDEDEEDIQDESDIEMD encoded by the exons ATGACTAATGCTTGGCCAGATAACAAGCCGGACACATTAGAGAATATATGTCTCGGTGTGTGTGCCCAGAACCAAGAAACTTTTTGTGTGGAAGATCCAGATGGGAAATTGTCAATCAAACCTGGAGTTGACATCCTGCCAGGGGTAGTGGATAGACTTGTGACAGCTCTTCAGAAGGATGACGTCTTGGACTTAAAATTGATTAACTTATTCAGGGACACATCGTCAACCCGATTGACTCGAATCGACCTGTCAAGATGCGTAGTCGGTGAAACAGAAATGAACATTGTCACGGATCATCCGCTCAGTGAGTTGATTCTCACAGATACCGTATTGCCAAAAAACACTGTAGAATGTATTAATAAACTGTCTCGGACATTGAGAATTTTGAAATACGAGAACAACCCTCAAGAGTCGATGACTGATATAACTTTTACAGGTGTTATCGCAGATATGTTAGAAAATCCACAGATCGGCAATATTGGAGAAAAACACTTCGGAAAAGATTTTTTCATTAATACACCCAACATACGAATCCTTTCCCTACGTGACTGTTATTTTAAGGAGTCTCATCAAAGCTGTAGTCTACAAGTCCTTTTAAACCCCTTAATTAAATTGACTCACCTGGATCTCTCGCGATGTCTCCTAGATATTGTACAActgaagtgtttacaaaaccTCTGCAACCTCATGTGGCTTAATTTAAGCCAGATAATGTTTATGCCAGCTGACCTGGAACAAGTTTTGGAGCATGTTTGTAAATGTAAAAACCTAAG ACACTTAGATATATCCTGTGATGTTATGGAACACCACAATGTGTTGCATTATGACAATGGAGAGGAATGCCTTAGAAAGCtgatgagttgtctcccctaccTGACCTCTCTTGACCTTTCTGGTACTGATCTTCCCAAGATTCCTCAACAGCCAGTCTCACACAAGCTGGAGCCTACCTCAAG GGTCTCTAACAATGAGAAGTGCTGTATTGCAGGCCTTGATGGGCGTATTTTCGAGTTTCTTGGTCTTCTGCACTGTCGGGATGATCCTTGCAATGAGGAAAACCTTCCAGCAAAACAG GTGAGTGGACATGCCACAGAAGAGCAGGTACTGATCTCTATACAGCGTTACTACGACAGGGACAACGCGCTGACATCTTCGCTTAATTCTCTCTTCAAAATCTTCCGTTACTCGGTCGTCAAAAATCACTGTGCAGCATTGGAG gCAATTCTGCTAGGAATGAGAGAAAATCAAAATGACAAACAAGTCCAAATTTCTGGCAG TGCGTCCCTGTTTTACATTGTAAAAGGGCCTCACAAAGACAGCATCACGTACCTACAGAAAAG GCGCCTGATCACCTGTTTGCTAGACGCTATGGAGAAACAGCATGATGATATGACT ATGTTGAGAAATGGCTGTTTGACCATATGTAACTTGTCGATTCCTCAGGATGTG CTTTTCTGCTACAAACGTCTGGTGAAAGTTCTGATCGATCTCCTCAATATACCAGACCAGGAGGAATTCATTCAGAGAATCAGTATATATCTCCTGAACTGTTTGGCTTGCCAAGTAGATGGTGATGAGAAGAGGACTGTGGGAACTCTTGGGGCAGTAGAG GTGATGCTTGATTTGATTCGGAACAAGTGGCTAAGTCACACTTGTGACGAGGTGTTGGAGGTGGCATGGAGTACTCTCTGGAATGTCACAG ATGAAACAGCTGCCAACTGCGAGAAATTTATGAACAATGGTGGCATGGATTTATTCAAGGATTGTCTACAG AGATTTGTGGAAAAACCTGAATTACTTAGGAACATGATGGGCCTAATG GGCAATATAGCGGAGGTGAAGTTTCTACGCCCCAAGTTGATGGATCCAGAGTACATCACAATGTTCAG TGATCTCCTCGACTCCAAAAGTGATGGTATTGAGGTGAGCTACAATGCAGCAGGTATCTTTTCACACCTCTTGTCAGATGGAGCCGAAGCCTGGACCATCAACTATCCTTCTCGGGATGATGTTATCCACAGACTGACCTCTGCTATAGAGAGATGGCCAATCGACTCCAGCCGCAATATCAATTACAG GTCTTTCATGCCAATCTTTAAGCTGGTGAAGGCATTTGACACACCTGCAGCTCAGTACTGGTCGGTTTGGGCTCTTGCCAATCTCACCGTGGTTTACC CGGGGAAATACTGCAGTCTACTGAGAAAGGAAGGGGGCGTTGACTTATTAGAACAAGTTGTTCAAGACCCTCGACCAACAAATGCTGTCCGAAATTTGGCCAAACGGGTTCTGACACAAGTGCAGGGTCGGGCAGATGACTTGGAGTTGCTCAGCAATTGTGAAGACGAGGAAGAAGATGAAGATGAAGAGGATATTCAAGATGAAAGCGATATCGAGATGGATTGA